The DNA window TATAAATAGATTGTTTTGGAAACTTCACTGGTGTTGTAAACGTAGTATGAAGAAACCTTTTCCTTTATTACAAATTATAAGACCTCAAATAaacaatgcatttaatgtaagtaaataaatgaaccTTGTTCAGGAGCAGGGGGCAAATATCCTGGATCTAAACacaatttaatgaaaatgttcTGAGAAACTACAAGTAGTCgaggatagatggatagattaTTCTGCCTGGGACAAAGTCGGCTGCTTAATGTTTACATGAATCAACCACTGACTGGATCAGGGAACTAGGGTGATGCACCTAAACACAATTTAATGCATTAAATTATGAACAGGAGTTGATGAACAAGGTGTCATAAATTACAATATTCAGCACTGACATTTTGTCTTTTATAGAAAACAGTAAATTCATACATGCTGGTATCAGCTCTTGAGGACATGTTGGGTAAAATGTGCAACTTACCCATAGGGGGGGGCATGGCTGCTGCAGAGGGGAAAAAACTGATGTAATAAACTGCTATAAACAAAACCTTTTTCAAAAATAATGAAGATTGTGAGCTGGACCTCTTATTTTTTGGAAGACACGGACAAAGGGCTCTACATGAATGATATACAGTCGACCCTCCTGCATCCCGACTTTCCCCATCACAGTTTTGAAGTATCGCGGGGAATTGAATGGGAATTTTTTGGGAGTTTTCTGAAAGCCACTGAGAACACGTGAAAGCCAGCAGGCGACACACAAAAAGTTCAGTAACTCATCAATGCATAAGATAGACAGCTATAGAAAACAAAGAGACCactccattttttattttttatttttatttttttaattctgcatttttaaatcctggtttcaccctggttctgctggcaggaggctacgctgagcagcaggtttcTTCCAgcctcaaaatttctaagactgcagtgcacaagaataaggtgaagcaggagacactgggaacgaccaaaaaccagccaggtaaagggcagaagtgactttctaatggcagagatggccgttaacttatccgacagtttttcatgaatcgtaggatgacataaagtgaccttcaaaaggaatgggaaacattaagcacaggtgtgaagtgcactgataGGACAGTTCAAAACAGGCTCCTAGATGCAGGACTCAAgccccataaagcaaggaagaagcccttcattaatgagaaacagcgaagaaccaggctgcaatttgcaaaaaaaacatatgtatTTTTCACAgctgcacacccataaatttaGATACgagtgaaacaaaatattgtgcTGAGGTCTCAATTTTCTTCATGGCTGCATGTAcagtgctggtttggaggaCAGCGAGCATCTGTACAGCAGCCTCTTTAGTGATCTCACAGTGATCGTTGTATCTAACATTTCTCATATCTTTTTATTTAGCTTTGCTCTGCTCACCAGGGGCACCCAGAAATTTTACTCAGATTTTTCCTGATCATAGGGGGCCTCtgcccctaaccccccccccccccccccccgatgtgGAAGGTACGACGactaaatgttaaaatgttaaactTACCTTTACGTTTCCTTCGTGTAATAAAATGACAAGACGCAAGGGCCATAGGGGCTGCACCTAAACACAATTTAATGCATAAAATTATGAACAGGAGTTGATGAACAAGATGTCATAAATTACAATATTCAGCACTGACTTTTTGTCTTTTATATAAAACAGCAAATTCATTCATGCTTGTATCATTGCTCTTGAGGACATGTTGGGTAAAATGTTAAAACTTACCCATAGCGGGGGGGGGCCAGGCTGCTCCATTACAGAGTTGCactgcaaaaacaaaagaacaaaatgaagaaaatacACACAAGATTTAAAATAAGGTAGAAACCAATCTATTATACAACTATTATACAATTATGTAATACTACATAAATGAACGAGGACATTTTGGGTACAATTTTGACTGGTAACATACAGATCATGGATGTtgcaaatgaaaacaaatatatacaccaatgtctaagcattttgactctcaAGGTTAAAACTATGCTGATTGTACTTTTCACTTTGGTGTcctgactaattcattggtggaattatttgatTTTGAGAGATGGATTAATTGTTTTGAGTAAGCTAATCCATAGTGTTGTGCTATATGCAttaactgttttgagaaatgctgttATAGTCTTGAGAATGTTCCATATGTTCCataaaatgtgccaaagcaatcaagaaaaacttAAACAATGAGGTTCGTGAACTAAACATATAATTTTCAGGGTATAAATTGGTGCAGAATTAGGTgtattatataattaataatggAATGATAAATGTCAAGGACATGATAATTAAAACGGCCATATACAAACCCATTCTCAAGCCACCACCTGAAAAGAAAAGATTTTAAATAAGTCATCTCCTAATCTAACTAACTACATAATTCAGCAAATGTTTAGCAAAAACGACAActcaatggatggatgattctcTATGAAACAAAGTTTGCTTCTTAATGTTTATATGAACTCACCTCCACGTACGCGTACGGGTCTTGaacctaaaataaatgtaatgcataaaattacaaacaaaattTGGTGAATAACATGCTGTTAATTACAATATTCAGCGTTGGCTGTTTTGActcatatttatattatatattatatttattatatattttatattatttgtctcacatttaatgcatttattcatGCATTATAGTCTGCATATCGGCGGGAGGTTGACCGGCTGGTGTTCTGGTGCAATCAGAACAACCTGGAGCTTAACACACTCAAGACTGTGGAGATGACAGTGAACTTCAGGAGGCACCATCAGGCACTTTTTCCTCTCACTATATCCAACAGCCCTGTAGCAACGGTGGAGACCTTCAAGTTTCTGGGAACAACCATTTCCCAAGACTTGAAGTGGGAGCCCAACATCAACTCAGTCCTCAAGGCCCAGCAAAGGATGTACTTCCTGCAGCAACTAAGGAGGTACGGTCTGCCACGGGAGCTGCTGAGCCAGTTCTACACTGCAGACATTGAGTCTGTCCTTTGCTCATCAGTCACAGTGTGGTTTGGAGCAACCACTAAACAGGACCAAAGGAGACTGCAGCAAACAGTGAGGGCGGCGGAAAAAAATCATTGGTTCCCCCCTGCTCTCCATCCAGGACTTGTACTACTCAAGGACTAGGAAACGGGCAGAGAAAATCACTGCAGATCCATCACACCCTGGACACATCTTTTCCAGGTCCTCCCCTCTGGCAGGAGCTACAGAACTCTGTAAACAAAAACCGCCAGACACAGGAGCAGCTTCTTCCCTCAGGTCATCACCCTCATAAACAGCTAAGCTGTGTCACCTGCCTTCTGTCAATTTCCCCTATTGTTTGCACTCAACCTTATACTTTGCACAGTGGGTTACCCATGTGTGTatgtttcaaattttatttcttGTATAGTGTAACATTGTTGTATAGTGTCATTTATTGTCTCAAGTAGCCGGATGCAAATTTCTTCTGTGCCCCAGTACACTTAATAAATAAAGCTGATTCTCATTCTGATTCTAAAGGGCACCTCTTCAGAGATTCATCCACCAGAATCATGTAACTTACGGATGTTTCTGCGCAGTAGGGGTCCTTTGATTGGCTGCTTATTCTCTGTGTTGACGGCAATGAAAGCCGTGTAGGAGGAGCTGACTCCTGATTGGACGCTCATCTTCACTGCTCTCTCTTTCCCAGTCTTATCGCCCGTCTCTCCACGTTCCCCCTCCAAGGCCAAAATGGCTTTGCGGGCCCCCAGTCTGTGTATCAGCATGCTAAGGGACCAACAGACAAATGGACAGACAATTAAACCAGCTGAAAATGACCAGCATCTCCTAATGatctgagtgtgtctgtgtgcatcttACCTGCTGTCCTCCTTCGGCTTCATGTTAAGGGTAAGTGTGTTTTCCACAGCCTTCTTATGCAGAGTGTAATGGAGACTCACGGAACCTGAAATATTAGCGGAACTCTGGGAAGGCAAAGTGGTGAAAGAAAGGGAGGAAAGTGATATCAGGTGACAAGAAattcaaatttatatttaaaaaatgatgtaaAATGCAATTTTCAAGAATAAGAAAAATATATCACAACTtgaatttttatataattaaataatatttcCAAAGTACCAAAGACTGAGTATTTATAGGAAACCCTctgtaaatacacaaatattaGACTTAGGGTCATTAGATGGATAGGAAATCTTCAAAACTTCAATAAGCCAGGAGGTGAATAGGAGATTCCGGAATCAGGCTGCATGCCTGAAAGTAAGTTAAGGTTCCAAACCTGTCCTGTGAACTGGAAGTACAGTATTGCCCTCTGATTCTGGAAGAGCACATTGGGAAGAGGAGACAGGGGGGTGATGGATATGTCTGCTGGAATGTTCCATTTCACTGAGATGTCCTCTACAACAGGCTGCAGGGCAAACTGAAGAGACTGCATAACCTGAGGAGTAGGAAAAGACTCGTGTTACTTACTGATAGGGCATAAGCATCCTAGAGATTAGCACAGTATATAGACAATTAAAGATCTACAATCCTCACTCCTGGTCCAATGGGGACCTTTTCTCTGAATTATCCACAATAGTATGATGATCATTtacaacagaaaaataaaatattaactgaaaaaaatacttaTTAACATATGCATATTAGACACATGTGAGAGGCTGATCAGATACCTACATGACTATATCAACATTCCAGATGTATGTATTTAGCATTATATGAATATTGAGACATCAAACACTAACTAAAACCTTTACGGGGATTAGAGGAATCTTTACATGCTGGCTTTGATCTACAGTCTTCATTGGCTGAAAGGGCTGGACGACAAACAAGCTTAGAGAAGTAGGAGTGAGTTTTATATGAGCTGAGGAGAGGAAGCTGCATGGATTAACTTGTGTTTCTCTAGTTCAGATGCAGGTGTGACTCCTCCTCACCTTTGGCTGCAGTCTCTCCGCTCCAGTGATGAACTGTGGGTGTCCAGAGCCGCCCTCAGCCATGCCATTCACCAGGGCACTGCTGGCCCCCTCCCCGATGCCAAAGGTGAAGCACCTGGGTACAgtgaggaaacacacacacacacacacacacacacacacacacacacacacacacacacatttcaggTGACTTCTGAGTGGCCAACACTTTACTACAAAGATTCCAACCTTCAAACACAAATACTAAAAGCCAGGAAAACCTGCAAATTCATAACACATATTCTCACTTTTAAGAATGATTCTTTTCAAATGATGAATGCATGTCACTACAACTCCAATTTATCAGTCTCtcttatctttgtggggacatttaatttgtttatttggcTTTTATGCAAAATAACGTACAAACTGAGAAAACAGTGTCAGTCACACCCTGGGGCAGTGAGGGTGAAGGGCATCGCTCAAAGgtccaacagtgacatcattctgcccACTGCAGGATTTGAACCATCAACCTTTCGATCATAGGTACAGAATCCTTgtccacagagccacacaccatacATCTCCACAGCatctgcagacacacagaaaggtGATGCTCACCTGTGAGACAACGCATGTCTCTTCACCAGATCAATCACTGCTTTGGTGTTTCCCACTTCTCCATCTGTGAAGACAAACAGCTGGCAGAGAGAGATGGAAGAAAATTGTAGggaaaaagaaacggaaactgTCACCACAGGGCTACTTCAGAGTAACCTAGAGTAATGAGTTTGAGACATATAATGTTCTATAGGAACGAGTATGTTTTTCAACAAGTGAATTTCACTGTCATTCATGACATAAACAACACAGTAAATTGATCATGCATCATATATTTCACTCCAATATCATTAACTCTAATACTGCATGACCACAAATGTTCCACAACAAATACTCAAGTAACACTAGGCGTACTGTATATACTGGAATAAAGAATCAGTGTTGAACAGAATACAGAAATGAACAGCAGGTGGCGGTATGAGGCACCTGGCGTGGATGTGAAGGCAGACAGGGCTTGCTGTAGACATCCTGGAGGACCTGAAGGATTTCTGTTCCTCCCATATCAGCCTGCATTGACTTCACCTTCTGCACAGCAGTTTCCATGTTGGCCTGTGTGTACTCCACACTCTCACTAAGCCAGAAAGGAAGATTTAACCCAGTGATGCAAAAATATGCTGGGCTAAACAGAAAACTTTTTTTATACTAAGCCACTAAATGACGTTATGAGTGATTACTGACGGGAAATAGGATTCAAAGTAGGAGCCAAAGCCATAGATGTTGAAGTAACAGCCAACAGGAAGACTCTTCAACAGCAACAGTAAAGTGTCCTAAACAGGGAACAATGTAAGGAAACATCAGATCTAGCATGTATCAGTAGATGTTACTGTGCACCTTTAGCTCTCACTATGCGTCAGTGGGTGTATCAGAGAAACTCAAGGTATTTGGCATGATGGTTTTAGGGACCTCACCCTAGCGCTGCTGATGCGAGTCTGTTCGTAGTTGCTTTGGTTCATTGGACAGTCCATGCTGCCTGAACGATCCACCACAAATATAAACTCCCCACTGGAAGCCATTTGAGAAGATGGTATAGATGGAATCTCTGGGTAGAAGCTCAACATGGCTACAATGTCACCCATCAATGAGCCTATAAATCAAAAGGTAAGAAAACAGGAAAGATGGGAGAAGCTTTAACGTGTTTGAACCAACAATGAATAGAAGAACAAGTCTAATCCACTTCATATTTTCACGCCCGAAGGTGCAAATTCACCTGGTTGGGCACTTGGCTGCCCCGCCTCCAGTATAGCAGTGGGTTGGTGAGGCTGACCGTAATACAGCAGGAGCTCTACATCCCGGTCAAACTTGTGACCAGGGGACAGACTGACCTACAGACACACAAATGTGGTTAAGTGCATGACAGCTGAAAGACTATAACAGAATAAATATGCATGATGTATATTGTTCAATAAAGTAATTCAGGTATAAATTTCTGTCTGTTCTGAAAACAGGAAGCAAAGAGAACAAAGAGGATGCAGAAAGAGCTACTTTGGCCTCAGTGTTATCCTGGGAGAGGAACTCCAGTGGGGTGAGGGGGCAGTTGGACTGGACACTCTGGACGGTGCTGGGGGAGTATATGTGGACACCGAGGGACAGGGTGTATGGGACACTTtctccctgaggaccagatccCGCTGCTGTCAGGCTCTTACTGCCTGCAAGAGTGAAGAGATGAGAAGTAATTAACAAATGGTATAAGTGAACATGAACACCTGACCATTTCATGTCCATCTGAAAAGGTGCCTCAAACATTTTTTAAGCTTTTGAAACTTCCTGATACAGTTATGATGCTTAATTAGCCAGTGTGGTTCAGCTCCTCTGTACCTGCTGGCGTGTACCGTGGGTTGAGGACGGCAGGCAGACAGAACCTCAGGGCGTCATCAGCCTGTACGGCCAGCTCAGTCACGTAGCTCAGCGTAACAGAGGCACTCTGTCCCGGAGGAAGACTCCCGACACTCAGGCGAAACACATCAGAACTTtcatcgctctcctccaggaggAAGGCCTGCTGCCCTGAGCTGACGGCATCGTCATACTCTTCCTGAGCCTGACAGACGATGAGGAGACAGGGACAAACATAGAGATACTTACTATGTCTAACAAAGTCTCTGTTTATGGTGTCATTGTGAAGAACAAGTAACTGATGATTCCAGACAGCTCACCCTAAGACACACtatgaacaaaaaaacacacctgCGCTTTCTCTTTGACTTGGGCCTTAATCTCAACATCCCCAATGCGGGCAACAAAACTGTAGATGGTGGCGTTACTCTCTATGGGGAAGATGAAGACGGCCTCCACTGGACTGGACTCCTGGTTCTCATACTGAAGGGTGGAGCTGACAGAAGCCACGTGACCCTGAACATCCACCTGCACCTCCACCGACTTCAGGGGCACTAAGATACAGACGAGTGATGAAGCGATAAGGACAGAACAGTAATAAAGGGCAAGAAGGGAACTGGGAAGCTGCCATTAAAATACACAGGGCTGTTACGCTTCTACTGTTTATCAGAGGTATAcatttgcaatttttttatCTTTAAGATTAATGCATCTTTGTAAACATTCCTAGTATCGTACTTGACTATGTTATTTTTACCTAATTTCACAGATTTTTCAGTATACAGGAGAAACACAAGTGGCTTATACAGGTATATACATATAACTATTTTTTCTTCCAAAAACGTTTCAGATCATATTCTTTCACTTTGCTGATGAATGGATGGCTGCTCATGGCACATTTTTACCTGGTTCGTTAGTTACGGTTCTCAATCCACACACGCTCGCCATTTACTCAGATGAGGAGACAGCACACTAAAAAGAAACACAATTCCTGAATTAGTCTGGATTATATGTACACCTAGATTCTGTAGTAGCAGGGGCGGACTGGCAATCTGTGCGTTCTGGAAAAGTCCAGATCGGCCGTCTGATCCACGGCCGTCGGCCTGCCTTTCCTCTTAAATGGGAAATCAGCTAACAGCAGATGGCGCTAATACGATCATTTGTCCGGTGAAATCCATCAGTAAAAGGCAACAAAATAGAGCGAATCATAAGTTGCAGCTGCGGGAATGATGGCAAGTCGAAAACGTAAGGAGAAAGGAGGATGGGAaaagttaaaagaaaagaaagccaAGTCTCTCGAAAATGATGCGTCAAAATTGGCTGCAGTTTAActgccagcagcagcagtaatgTAGATCAAAACGCTAAATCACCCAGCAAGAGTGTCGAAGACCAGGTGAAAGTTGAACCTGTTGAGCATCCACAGACTGGTCACAAGGGACAGACAGCAGAGGAAATTTCATGGGAGGAAGAGGTACTGGTAAGTGGCCTCAACATAAAACAACAGGCCTATTCTACATTTATTCTTATAGTCATCCAGTCAGCATCTATTAACTGGACTTGCATGatgatgaaaaatatattttatataaaaaatatagacGCTCTAAAAATTAATTGCGAGATGGCTGTGATTTTATCTTGTCAGTAGTAAGGTCATCTCTGCAGCTAGACAGAAGACCATGGTATTGAAAGAAACTGGAAAACAAACCACCCACTCCTAACACTCGTGACATGCTAGCAAGTGGGAAAGAGGGCTAAATAAAGCTCTATGTTAAACCAAAAATTTGGGGAGGGAAAATCTCATTGTTTTCCATTTACATGCAATttgtttctgtctttctgtggtGGGCTATTGTGGAACTGACACTTAACATACAAATCTGGGGTTTGTCTAAAGCTTGATTAGTATTAGCTGGTGGGCCTATTTGGGAGAAAGTCCAGGGCTGTTTTTTAGTCCCAGTCCGCCCCTGTGTAGTAGGATTGAGTCCTGAAACTTGATGCCAATATGGCATGCTTCTTGTACGATCGGTATGTACTGGTGTTCCGTTGGATCTGTCAGATCTACCTTGTCACAATTTCCTACCGTACTGTAGCATATATTTATAGTGACATCTATCAGTTTTTGCTGCGGCATCAAATACTTCTAAGCAGGAGGAGAGGCACATTGCTGCAGCCTGGAGCCGAATGCTAAGTAGGAGGGGCAATGTGGGAAGTGTTTATAACTAATCATCTAACCACAACCCTAAACCTCATTATAAACCCCTCCCACTTAACATTGCCCTTCCCATTTGACACTCGGCTCCTAGGCTGCAGCGATGTATACTTGGGGTGTGCCGCCCAGGTTAACTCTACAAGTGCAATGTGCTAATGATACTCTGCAGCTCTTAAACCaaaggaaaaatatttatacCAATATTTAACCTGTTTAGATATTATGGTcataaaccacaggcatcataaTCTGATGCCCCAGATACACCCATCAGAACATACTACCATTAGTATTTAAcctacggtggcccctagagacaaaacacacacaaaagaaaaagcagaaacaaaatgaaaatgcgcagcaaattaaaaaaacacacaaaagaaaaagcagaaacaaaatgaaaatgcgcagcaaattaaaaaaacacacgcaaaagaaaaagcagaaacaaaatgaaaatgcgcagcaaattaaaaaacacacgcaaaagaaaaagcagaaacaaaatgaaaatgcgcagcaaattaaaaaacacacgcaaaagaaaaagcagaaacaaaatgaaaatgcgcagcaagttaaaaaaacacacgcaaaagaaaaagcagaaacaaaatgaaaatgcgcagcaagttaaaaaaacacacgcaaaagaaaaagcagaaacaaaatgaaaatgcgctgcaagttaaaaaaacacacgcaaaagaaaaagcagaaacaaaatgaaaatgcgctgcaagttaaaaaaacacacgcaaaagaaaaagcagaaacaaaatgaaaatgcgctgcaaattaaaaaacacacacaaaagaaaaagcagaaacaaaatgaaaatgcgcagcaaattaaaaaaacacacgcaaaagaaaaagcagaaataaaatgaaaatgcgcagcaagtagacaatcccaaaccggaagtgctccaccacgctagggggcgcggtgagctcatgtggcacagtcgctacacagtagtgatgggaagttcgactgaattaactgatttgattctttcgagctgtccgttgtaatgaatcgattctaaaatcgattctgtgattcacttttttttccgtcttttttgcgcctgaccgtatgagtcaacgaatcatgggatcggataataaatcaaacggtgtctcaaggttacgttatttgactgaaagatggggctggtgttaaacaaaaatgttcagcttgactattcacaataaaaaaaacaatatataaaaagcagaaagggtgtcgatgctgaataaacacgcgtgtatatatagttcttattttcttgactttagccaaattcatgtgcatgagtatcaaggactacatcacagttaacaactgcaatattaccaatacaatcacacacacatacaatgagcatgagtaaacttgcatacgttgttgtgtaaacgtcaaagttaataaatatctttggtttttgatgaaagacatatggttttattatgcagaaatgcaataatttactgttgtgaacgccgcaatggctcttgggatcggcTCGCAAACCATCCGTTTGAGTCGCCGACGGAGTGTCCGAGAGTCCGTTCGATGAACAAATCGAACTtacggttttcggacactcggtcggtgactaaaacgaatggtttgcgaaccgatcccaagagccctcgccGCCTCGCGGCATttgctgcggaaatgcagttacgctgttgaaaggaataaaattaacgcagctgttcacagggctgtcaactttggtcagccggttggccagagattttccatttcagacaagtccgcacacgcatttacacct is part of the Paramormyrops kingsleyae isolate MSU_618 chromosome 17, PKINGS_0.4, whole genome shotgun sequence genome and encodes:
- the LOC111853793 gene encoding von Willebrand factor A domain-containing protein 5A-like, whose protein sequence is MASVCGLRTVTNEPVPLKSVEVQVDVQGHVASVSSTLQYENQESSPVEAVFIFPIESNATIYSFVARIGDVEIKAQVKEKAQAQEEYDDAVSSGQQAFLLEESDESSDVFRLSVGSLPPGQSASVTLSYVTELAVQADDALRFCLPAVLNPRYTPAGSKSLTAAGSGPQGESVPYTLSLGVHIYSPSTVQSVQSNCPLTPLEFLSQDNTEAKVSLSPGHKFDRDVELLLYYGQPHQPTAILEAGQPSAQPGSLMGDIVAMLSFYPEIPSIPSSQMASSGEFIFVVDRSGSMDCPMNQSNYEQTRISSARDTLLLLLKSLPVGCYFNIYGFGSYFESYFPESVEYTQANMETAVQKVKSMQADMGGTEILQVLQDVYSKPCLPSHPRQLFVFTDGEVGNTKAVIDLVKRHALSHRCFTFGIGEGASSALVNGMAEGGSGHPQFITGAERLQPKVMQSLQFALQPVVEDISVKWNIPADISITPLSPLPNVLFQNQRAILYFQFTGQSSANISGSVSLHYTLHKKAVENTLTLNMKPKEDSSMLIHRLGARKAILALEGERGETGDKTGKERAVKMSVQSGVSSSYTAFIAVNTENKQPIKGPLLRRNIRSRPVRVRGGGGLRMVQLCNGAAWPPPAMGAAPMALASCHFITRRKRKAAMPPPMDAPETKDPLLELISLQKVDGSWDLQPSLASIFGKKEEEVATALPGKPEFVSVWATVLAVLWLHGHKMDFKDEWQFVAAKAVAWIRAQSGADLTGFVAAGNSFLGLQVELQKFGLQE